The DNA sequence CAGCGGCGCGACTGTCGCATCGTGAGGTCCGTGCGGTAGGAGACGACTACCAGCAGGACCCCGGCCCGCCACCAGCAGGACCCCGGCCCGCCATCGGCAGCCCCCCCCGGGCCGACCGCCGCCGCGACCGTTGCCACCCCGCTCCCACACCACCCGCAACAGACCCTCGAACTGCCGCCTCCGCAGCCCGGTGAACGTCTCCACCCACAACGACTGAGCCCTCAACACCCCGCCCGTACCCAGAAGATGCCCTGAACACAACCTTCCGCAATACCTTTGGGATACGGGCCCCCAACGAGTCGCAGTGACCGCACTGAACTCCACAACCCCAAAAGTCACTTCTCGGCCCTGAGACACGTCGGGAATCAAACAGACTTCGCCGACGAAAACGACCTCATGGCCCCCTCGCTCCGCCGCCCCCGCACCCAGCCGCGGTGCCGCCGACGACCACGCCCCCCGCTCGGCCCGGCCATGCCGGCACTTCGTATGATCACAGCACGGGGAGCCGAAAAGCCGACCACCTTCGGAGGACGAACGACCATGCCCGAACAGCGTGTTGTTCTGGTGACGGGCGGGGGAACGGGAATCGGGGCCGCCACCGCCCGGCTGCTGCGCACCGCCGGGCATCAGGTCGTGATCTCCGGGCGGCGGCCCGAGCCGCTGCACCGGGTGGCCGAGGAGACCGGAGCGCTGGCACACCCTTCCGACACCGCCGACCCCGAGGCCGTGCGCGAGCTCGTCGAGAAGACGGTGACGGCCTACGGGAGGCTCGACGGTGTGGTGCTCAACGCCGGAGTCGGGCGGCCCGGCGCGGTCGGCGACATCGCGGTCGAGGACTGGGAAGAGCTGATACGGACCAACCTCACCGGTCCTTTCCTGCTGTTGCGTGCCGCGCTGCCGCATCTGCTGGCGGCCCGCGGGGCGGTGGTCGCGGTCGCCTCGGTCGCCGCGCTCCGCAACAGCGTCGGCAACGCCGGCTACGCGACGTCCAAGGCGGGTCTGCTCCACCTCTGCCGCTCCCTCGCCGTCGACTACGGGCCGCAGGGGCTGCGGGCCAACGCGGTGTGCCCGGGCTGGGTGCGCACGGAGATGGCCGACCGGCGGATGGCGCGGTTCGCGGCGGAGGCGGGGCTGGCGGGCGGCGCCGAGGCGGGGTACGAGGAGGCGACCCGGCTGTCTCCCGCCGGGCGGCCGGGTGAGCCGGAGGAGGTCGCCGAGGCGATCGCCTGGCTGCTGTCGCCCGCCGCGTCCTACGTCAACGGGGCCGTCCTGACCGTCGACGGCGGGGTGACCACCACCAGCGTCAGCGGTGTCGCCTTCGACTACCGGGTCGAGGCGCGCACCCCGCCCCTGTAACAGCCTCCGCACAGGCCCGCTCCACTGCCCCTCCCGGCTGCCCTCAGAGTGCGGCCGACCGATCTCTACCCCCCCG is a window from the Streptomyces mobaraensis genome containing:
- a CDS encoding SDR family NAD(P)-dependent oxidoreductase, whose translation is MPEQRVVLVTGGGTGIGAATARLLRTAGHQVVISGRRPEPLHRVAEETGALAHPSDTADPEAVRELVEKTVTAYGRLDGVVLNAGVGRPGAVGDIAVEDWEELIRTNLTGPFLLLRAALPHLLAARGAVVAVASVAALRNSVGNAGYATSKAGLLHLCRSLAVDYGPQGLRANAVCPGWVRTEMADRRMARFAAEAGLAGGAEAGYEEATRLSPAGRPGEPEEVAEAIAWLLSPAASYVNGAVLTVDGGVTTTSVSGVAFDYRVEARTPPL